The Calditrichota bacterium genome segment ATTCGGTGTAGAGCGCGCTGATATCGGCGAAGATCTCATAGGTCCGAATCTTCTCTCCCACCATACCGAAGACGTTGCAAAACGGCACCGTAAGCGTCGAACCACTCTTGCGGGTGTAGGTAACCTGCCCTTGTATGACGATATGGGACGCCGTGTAGATCGAATTGCCCAGTTTATGCGAGAGCCCCGCGATTGAGCTGAAGAACTGATCGACGGCGGCTTCGACTGCACCCAGCCCTTTCACCGGCGGCCAGTTGCCGAAAGTGAAGGTGACGTCGTCGGTCAGGTGCGATAGAAACGCCGGTGTGTCCATCCGGTCGATAGCGGTGAAGAGGTGCTGTATATTATCGTTATGAGCCATTGTTGTGAAGATTTGGGTGGGTTAAATGTCGTTGCCGACTGAAATATCTACTTGAAAAGCCGACGCAGT includes the following:
- a CDS encoding nuclear transport factor 2 family protein, translated to MAHNDNIQHLFTAIDRMDTPAFLSHLTDDVTFTFGNWPPVKGLGAVEAAVDQFFSSIAGLSHKLGNSIYTASHIVIQGQVTYTRKSGSTLTVPFCNVFGMVGEKIRTYEIFADISALYTE